A portion of the Paenibacillus hamazuiensis genome contains these proteins:
- a CDS encoding CobW family GTP-binding protein, whose amino-acid sequence METIPVYVLSGFLGSGKTTLLTGMLDYLKRRGARPAVIMNEIGDVNLDGTLVDDDVPMAELLSGCICCSIREDLSTSLLEIYHKDKPDVMIIESTGVANPLELLEGITNASLIVGIELRLVVTVVSSPHFLELSQGERGKTLRLMEEQIRCADLLLLNKTDLLTLEHIREVKDRLHILNPQTTAVETIRCQVNMEKLFELDGKGADTGPKKADGHSHEPHGGHHHHTHNHVMAYTHFFQEAVDQVKFEKLISRLPKEVYRAKGIVQFTDSKDLYLFQYAYRELEIVKITPQQTVQLVAVFIGEHIDKEQLRLAVEQITASSVK is encoded by the coding sequence TTGGAAACTATACCGGTATATGTCCTCTCGGGATTTTTGGGGAGCGGTAAAACAACCTTACTGACGGGCATGTTGGACTATCTGAAACGACGAGGGGCTCGTCCTGCCGTGATTATGAACGAGATCGGCGACGTAAATCTGGATGGTACTCTTGTCGATGACGACGTACCGATGGCGGAATTGCTCAGCGGCTGCATTTGCTGCTCCATTCGCGAAGATTTGAGCACGTCATTGCTTGAAATCTACCATAAGGATAAACCGGATGTCATGATTATAGAATCGACCGGCGTTGCCAATCCGCTCGAGCTGCTCGAGGGGATTACGAATGCATCGCTGATCGTTGGTATCGAGCTGCGCCTTGTCGTCACGGTAGTCTCTTCCCCGCATTTTCTAGAGCTTTCTCAAGGGGAGAGAGGCAAGACGCTGCGGCTGATGGAAGAACAAATTCGCTGTGCCGATCTGCTTCTGCTGAATAAAACGGATTTGCTTACCTTGGAGCATATCCGGGAGGTGAAAGATCGCCTCCACATATTGAATCCGCAGACAACGGCTGTAGAAACGATTCGGTGTCAAGTGAACATGGAGAAGTTGTTCGAATTGGACGGCAAAGGCGCGGATACCGGCCCTAAGAAAGCCGACGGACATTCGCATGAACCACATGGCGGGCATCATCATCATACCCATAATCATGTGATGGCCTATACGCATTTTTTTCAGGAAGCGGTCGATCAAGTGAAGTTTGAGAAACTGATCAGCAGGCTGCCGAAAGAGGTTTATCGGGCGAAAGGGATCGTGCAGTTCACCGATAGTAAGGACCTTTATTTGTTCCAGTATGCGTATCGGGAGCTGGAGATTGTCAAAATAACTCCGCAGCAAACCGTACAGCTGGTCGCCGTATTCATTGGGGAGCACATCGATAAGGAGCAGCTGCGTCTGGCGGTTGAGCAAATAACAGCATCCTCAGTAAAATAA
- a CDS encoding metal ABC transporter substrate-binding protein, with amino-acid sequence MKSFIQNAIVFAAVSSLVLGGCSSSSPANSASPGGDTKSAGANAEKRLKVVTTFYPMYEFSKQVAGQHADVIGLIPAGAEPHDWEPTAKDMAQIQEASVFVYNGAGVENWVDSALKSINKDKVTVVEASKGIELMEGIAEEEEEGHDHKEDKKDAKEPEKVMDPHVWLDPVLAQKEVQSIEAALEKADPAHKDDYKKNADAYIAKLQELDKSFKEGLANVKRKEFVTQHAAFAYLSKRYGLTQVPIAGLSPEEEPAAAKMAEIVKFAKDHQVKTIFFETLVDPKVAQTVAKEIGAKSSVLNPIEGLTDDDKKNNLDYIGIMKQNLNALKTALNE; translated from the coding sequence ATGAAGTCATTCATTCAAAATGCCATTGTTTTCGCTGCAGTATCCAGCCTGGTGCTCGGGGGTTGCAGCAGCTCGTCTCCCGCGAATTCTGCAAGTCCGGGTGGAGATACGAAATCCGCCGGAGCAAACGCGGAAAAGCGGTTAAAAGTGGTGACCACATTTTATCCGATGTATGAGTTCAGCAAGCAGGTAGCAGGGCAGCATGCAGATGTAATCGGGCTGATTCCCGCCGGAGCGGAGCCGCACGATTGGGAGCCGACAGCTAAAGACATGGCACAAATTCAGGAAGCAAGCGTATTTGTGTATAACGGAGCCGGCGTTGAGAATTGGGTGGATAGCGCGTTAAAGAGCATCAATAAAGATAAAGTCACTGTGGTAGAAGCAAGCAAAGGCATTGAGCTGATGGAAGGCATTGCGGAGGAAGAGGAAGAAGGACACGATCATAAAGAGGACAAAAAAGACGCGAAGGAACCGGAAAAAGTGATGGATCCTCACGTATGGCTTGATCCGGTGCTTGCGCAAAAAGAAGTGCAGTCGATTGAGGCGGCTTTGGAGAAGGCGGATCCGGCTCACAAAGACGACTACAAGAAAAATGCCGACGCATATATTGCCAAGCTGCAGGAGCTTGACAAGTCTTTTAAAGAGGGTCTCGCCAATGTCAAGCGCAAGGAATTTGTGACGCAGCATGCGGCATTCGCTTACCTATCCAAGAGATACGGTCTGACCCAGGTACCTATCGCCGGGCTGTCTCCGGAGGAAGAGCCTGCAGCCGCCAAAATGGCGGAAATTGTGAAATTCGCTAAAGACCATCAAGTCAAAACGATCTTCTTTGAAACGCTGGTCGATCCGAAGGTCGCTCAAACGGTCGCCAAGGAAATCGGAGCGAAATCATCCGTGTTGAACCCTATCGAAGGTCTCACTGACGATGACAAAAAGAATAATCTGGACTACATCGGCATCATGAAGCAAAATTTGAACGCCTTAAAGACGGCGCTTAACGAATAG